A single genomic interval of Cucumis sativus cultivar 9930 chromosome 7, Cucumber_9930_V3, whole genome shotgun sequence harbors:
- the LOC101203388 gene encoding probable myosin-binding protein 5, which produces MSFHEIHSWTLSGIVRAFLDLAVVYFLLCVSATMFIPSKILKVVGFCLPCPCTGFYGNHNTNLCFHKLVVNWPKRKIYLVLDLVKNMFPFDLILMDDEKVGNSNRNLLRENGISRLQSEVCCSTAPRLQNLVDNDGEHDGKGKKIMYQKPRTKIRRRRRATIDNGKLSKGVCEENETRKGREFVALVERQDFITDDGNESNHLDLGQRIWQGFESSGSLGENSYMNKGSSTVGQGTSKAEERAIIRNEASTIRLLELALEEERTARASLFVELEEERAAAATAADEAIAMITRLQNEKASFEMEARQYHREVEEKFSYDEEKMNILREILVKRDIDYHVLEKEIEAYRQMDFAEEELLKGNQDFILDEHTELSATAHYSNGDPPIVYPIGNAVSLSRRAKLNELRDNSLLSDHIAIDAAPHCGGFEKSFLSRGALQNLEHITHAVNDLGDSILDMEIDVQDIHVIDEKLHMEGTKVERRKFDN; this is translated from the exons ATGTCTTTCCACGAGATTCATTCATGGACTTTATCTGGAATAGTTAGAGCTTTTCTTGACCTAGctgttgtttattttcttttgtgtgtgtCGGCCACTATGTTTATCCCTTCCAAGATTTTGAAAGTTGTTGGGTTTTGCTTGCCTTGTCCCTGTACTGGATTTTATGGGAATCACAACactaatttatgttttcataaaCTCGTTGTTAATTGGCCTAAGAGGAAGATCTATTTGGTGCTCGATTTGGTCAAGAATATGTTTccttttgatttaattttgatggATGATGAAAAAGTGGGGAATTCGAATAGGAATTTGTTAAGGGAGAATGGAATTTCTCGGTTGCAATCAGAAGTTTGCTGTAGTACTGCCCCAAGGTTACAAAATCTGGTTGATAATGATGGTGAACATGATGGTAAGGGTAAGAAGATTATGTACCAGAAGCCGAGGACTAAAATCCGACGGCGGAGGAGAGCTACCATTGACAATGGGAAATTGTCCAAGGGAGTCTGTGAGGAGAATGAAACGAGAAAGGGAAGGGAATTTGTGGCATTGGTTGAAAGACAAGACTTTATTACAG ATGATGGTAATGAATCAAATCACCTGGACTTAGGTCAAAGAATCTGGCAAGGCTTTGAATCAAGTGGTTCACTTGGCGAAAATAGTTATATGAATAAAGGTTCTTCCACCGTAGGACAAGGTACCAGTAAAGCTGAAGAGAGAGCCATTATTAGAAATGAAGCAAGTACTATTAGATTGTTGGAGCTGGCCCTTGAAGAAGAGAGGACTGCTAGGGCATCTCTTTTTGTGGAACTAGAGGAGGAGAGAGCTGCTGCTGCTACTGCTGCCGATGAAGCAATAGCCATGATAACACGTTTGCAAAATGAGAAGGCGTCATTTGAAATGGAAGCAAGACAATATCATAgggaagtagaagaaaaattttcttatgatgaagaaaagatgaatatCCTTCGAGAGATCCTTGTCAAAAGGGACATAGACTATCATGTTCTGGAGAAGGAAATAGAAGCGTATAGACAGATGGATTTTGCAGAAGAAGAACTGTTAAAAGGAAACCAGGATTTCATTTTGGATGAACATACAGAACTGTCTGCCACAGCTCATTACTCAAATGGAGATCCACCCATTGTTTATCCAATTGGAAATGCTGTTTCACTTTCTAGGAGAGCAAAGTTGAACGAACTGAGGGATAATAGCTTGTTATCTGATCATATTGCTATTGATGCAGCTCCACACTGTGGTGGTTTTGAGAAAAGCTTTCTTTCTCGTGGGGCACTTCAAAATTTGGAGCACATAACTCACGCAGTCAATGATTTAGGAGATTCTATCCTTGATATGGAAATAGATGTTCAAGATATTCATGTGATTGATGAAAAACTCCACATGGAAGGCACTAAAgtggagagaagaaaatttgataattga
- the LOC101221913 gene encoding GPI transamidase component PIG-T — protein MASFLRLISLLCLPILFAVSVNGSVSEGTEEDFSEDLLLKPLPDRKVLAHFHFQSRAPSSRSNSYGRHHHLFPKAISQLVHKYRIKEMELSFTQGRWRYDHWGGFDLISSSNAKPSGVELWAVFDVLPNEVDATWKNLTHSLSGLFCASINFLESSTSYSAPKWSFHPESENMRYGTLPREAVCTENLTPWLKLLPCRDKSGLSVLMDRPSIYKGYYHSQRLHLLSSEFDSNAVDSAIVLDQTLTVVLQPHNHRGTLGYSTATQLQPSWSLSTIFGRRVIGKCSLARSSNVYIQLDRGLMAELQGMLGEQEMFSIARAGFEGSRSNPAFELSANPDRVHMEMSSRYDKHASVLYMFMVAEKYDDSEPLDLRFTWKIPVAWSIPQAPLHVTRFLLGSGNERGAIALQLKSTKPSDRLMPDTVFADNCSLLVRVFQVVPWYIKVYYHTLHIFINDQPHKINNVIEKMQVSPSKDKVSPGVMEMLLKLPCGLKSAALTIEFDKGFLHIDEYPPDANQGLDIPSAVISFPDFSTSTQFVENNSSKSPILLKWQGQNPILSYTEVLLVPFTTPDFSMPYNVITITCTVLALYFGSLLNVLRRRVGEEERFMKSKATRKLRVLHLVSKLLAKLRGRQWEPSESQSPSSVSNSKSKLLFKVILVAGLAAAWQYYFG, from the exons ATGGCGTCATTTCTGCGATTAATTTCTTTGCTTTGTTTGCCAATCCTATTTGCTGTCTCAGTCAATGGATCGGTATCTGAGGGTACAGAAGAAGATTTCTCTGAGGACTTATTGCTTAAACCCTTGCCTGATCGCAAGGTGTTGGCGCATTTTCACTTCCAAAGCAGAGCTCCTTCGTCCCGCTCTAACTCCTATGGTCGCCACCACCACCTATTCCCTAAGGCTATTTCTCAGCTG GTTCATAAATATCGAATTAAGGAAATGGAACTGTCTTTCACACAAGGTCGTTGGCGATATGATCATTGGGGtggatttgatttgatatcaAGCAGCAATGCGAAACCTTCAGGGGTTGAGTTGTGGGCTGTTTTTGATGTTCTACCAAATGAGGTTGATGCAACTTGGAAAAATTTGACTCATTCACTTTCGGGTCTTTTTTGTGCTTCAATTAATTTCCTGGAGTCTTCAACTTCTTACTCTGCCCCTAAATGGAGCTTTCATCCTGAGTCTGAGAATATGAGGTATGGTACATTGCCTCGTGAGGCAGTTTGCACAGAGAATCTCACACCATGGTTGAAGCTCCTTCCTTGTCGTGACAAATCAGGGCTTTCAGTATTGATGGATCGACCATCTATCTACAAAGGATATTATCACTCTCAGAGATTGCATTTGCTGTCATCtgaatttgattcaaatgCTGTGGATTCGGCCATTGTACTTGACCAGACACTCACGGTTGTTCTTCAGCCTCACAATCACAGAGGGACTTTAGGTTATTCAACTGCAACACAATTACAACCAAGCTGGTCTCTCAGCACAATTTTTGGGAGGAGAGTCATTGGAAAATGTTCTCTCGCGAGATCTAGTAATGTTTACATTCAGCTTGACAGAGGTCTCATGGCAGAACTGCAAGGCATGTTGGGAGAACAAGAGATGTTTTCAATTGCAAGAGCTGGCTTTGAAGGTTCTAGAAGCAACCCTGCTTTTGAATTGTCAGCTAATCCTGATAGAGTACACATGGAGATGAGCAGCAGGTATGACAAGCACGCATCTGTTCTTTACATGTTTATGGTAGCGGAGAAGTACGATGACTCTGAACCACTTGACTTGAGATTCACATGGAAAATTCCTGTAGCTTGGTCTATTCCACAAGCACCATTACACGTGACCAGGTTTTTACTGGGTAGTGGGAATGAAAGAGGTGCTATTGCCTTACAGCTAAAATCTACAAAACCAAGTGATCGGTTAATGCCTGATACTGTGTTTGCAGACAACTGTAGCTTGCTTGTTAGAGTTTTTCAAGTTGTTCCTTGGTATATAAAGGTGTATTATCATACTcttcatatatttatcaaCGATCAACcccataaaattaataatgttatTGAGAAGATGCAAGTATCACCTTCTAAAGACAAGGTTTCACCTGGGGTGATGGAGATGCTCCTGAAACTTCCTTGTGGATTGAAATCAGCTGCCCTAACCATAGAATTTGACAAG GGTTTTCTGCACATTGATGAATATCCACCAGATGCTAATCAGGGATTAGATATCCCATCAGCCGTCATAAGTTTTCCAGATTTTTCCACAAGCACGCAGTTCGTGGAAAATAACTCCTCGAAATCACCAATCTTGTTGAAATGGCAG GGGCAGAATCCCATTCTGTCTTACACAGAAGTATTGCTTGTTCCTTTTACCACTCCTGATTTTAGCATGCCCTATAATGTGATCACTATCACGTGCACGGTGCTCGCATTGTATTTTGGATCTTTGCTCAATGTCCTTCGAAGGCGTGTCGGTGAAGAGGAAAGATTTATGAAGAGCAAAG CTACAAGAAAACTTCGTGTTTTGCACCTTGTATCGAAGTTGTTGGCCAAACTTAGAGGAAGGCAGTGGGAACCCTCCGAGTCACAATCACCTTCTTCAGTCTCCAACTCAAAGTCAAAGCTACTCTTTAAAGTGATTTTGGTAGCTGGGCTTGCTGCTGCTTGGCaatattattttggatga